Proteins from a single region of Tamandua tetradactyla isolate mTamTet1 chromosome 12, mTamTet1.pri, whole genome shotgun sequence:
- the LOC143651572 gene encoding uncharacterized protein LOC143651572 produces MTPASPPAVQPPEACDDPPARLDPLMAKADAIFFKVAPSEALVQNFVRQGLHVLWEAESLSVEMVISELDPPSSDASGQSDTSILRYVVALIVLSLLLFTISLALVLKWKACCPGFNLGVLKSHPQSCNAQ; encoded by the exons ATGACCCCTGCCAGTCCCCCAGCTGTCCAGCCCCCTGAAGCCTGTGATGACCCTCCTGCCAGGCTGGACCCGCTGATGGCCAAAGCGGACGCCATCTTCTTCAAGGTCGCGCCATCCGAGGCCCTGGTGCAGAACTTTGTGCGCCAAGGACTGCATGTCCTGTGGGAAGCCGAGAGCCTCTCAGTAGAGATGGTCATCTCAGAACTCG ACCCCCCAAGTTCTGATGCCTCAGGCCAGTCTGACACCTCCATCCTCCGCTATGTTGTGGCTCTCATTGTCCTGAGCCTCCTGCTGTTCACAATTTCCCTTGCCCTG GTGCTAAAGTGGAAGGCCTGCTGCCCAGGGTTCAATCTGGGAGTCCTGAAATCCCACCCCCAGAGTTGTAATGCACAGTGA